The stretch of DNA TTAATTAACTCcaagtaagaagaaaaaacccaaactccaCCAGTCCCAGCCCACAGACCTTCTCTGAGTCTGTCTCCCTCAGCCTTGGTCTTCTTTTGTCTCTCAGAGCCAGCAAGATCCACCAGGTGTAGCTTGCAATGAAAACTGCAGTTCCTAGGGCAGAAAGAAACTGCTTTACTCTCCCAGGTAAACTTCCAGGTGGAAAAGGAGCAGCCAAGGAGCTGAAACTGCAGAGAGCCGAAACCTGAACTGCTTTGAGAAGCACAGCTCAGGACCAGGATGAGGAAATTTTGGGAAAGTAACTCTCATCAGCTGCACAACGACACTCActtgtcatttttcttcttctgttcaATGCAGATGGTGAAGATGGCATGGGATCTGGAAGACTGGGAATTCATGGCCGTGGATCCCACAGTTCTGGAGTTgttcccctgctccaggcaggacaCGGTCTCTTGGGCACAGGTGACATTTCTTTCTGTCAACCCCACAATCTGCAGCCAGGAAGGAAACATTGTTTATCCTCTTGCTTCCTTAGTCCCACCTGGGATCAGGAAAATCCCCCTGCACCTCAGACTGTGCCAGCCCCATTCCCAAGAATCAGTGTCACCTCCAGCCAGGGGCCTGGAATGGAAACTCCCAGAAAAAACTGGTTCTGAATTTCACTTCGGGAACATGGAATCATATCACCTGCTCCTAAACACCCTCCAagttcctctgcctgctccagggccagctgggctccaggatggagatggagatggagctCCTCAGGGCAACAGGGACAAACCCATGGATATCCCAGGCCAAGCTGGGAGCTGACAGTTGTGCCAGTCACAGGAAGGGGCTGATGAGGAGGGGATTTGTGTGAATAAAGTACTGGAGAGGCACAAACCAGAGAGGGGATGAGCAGGAAGGACTGGATGTGCTCCTTAGTAAGCTGTGCTTTCCCTGAGGATCCATCCACCTGGATCTCTCTGTGTTGCTCCCAACACATGGATCAGCCCCATCCCATGCTTTAGGGGTGACTGAAAATTCCACTTAAACCCcttcagtgcccagccctgcccacaccCAGCAGGGCAGACCTTGATGCCTTCCTTGGGATCCTCCCGGATGCTGATCTGGGAACGTTCTCGGGAAGGACACAGCAGGTCCAGGATGTCCTCGTTGTAaacctggaagcagcagaggagcagctcagagTTACCAGCCAAAGAAAGGAGCTGAAATTAGGGCTAATTTTACATCACATTTTACTCATTTCACCTGCAGAGAAAGACATCTTGGACCACAAAGGACTGACAAAACCTCCTGGAGTCTTAGGGGTTGATGTTAGCAATATCTATTACCTGAAGGAGGTGATCTCAAAGCTCCCTTTATAAACTtgataaaaaacccaaacttttaCCTCCAGATAAGAAACTTTGAGGACGAAGTCCCAATCCTGCCTTTGCTGTTTCTCCTCAAAGAGCAGCTTGATGACCCTGGGGATGACCCCCACGCTGGGCTCATGCTCCTGGGTGGCAGTGTAGGTGCCTCCCATGGAATAGGTTTTCCCTGACCCCGTCTGTCCGTAGGCCAAGACGGTGGCATTGTATCCTGAGGGAACAAAGGGCACCCGGGTGAGTCACGTGGGGacagaaagctgcatttttcaaagCCACCCTCCCAGAAAATCATCGGTTTACACCAGCTTTAAGCATAGATCACAGTCAGGAACattgcagaagaaagaaaaaaaaaaagaaggaaaaaaaaaaaaaagggcaatgAAAACACcacaaagcacaaaataaaattattctttctttttaaagactgGATTTTTTATTAGAGCTAAataaaagcacagcagaaattctctgccatcccagctccactgcagcATCCTGGAACAGGATGTTTATGAATTCATTGAGTTATTCTTAAAGAGgaagagggactttttataagggcctggagtgacaggacaaggggagaTGGCTTCCCATTGCCAGAggaatattgggaaggaattgttccctgtgagagtgaagaggtcctggcacaggttgcccagagaagctgtggctgcccctggatccctgaagtgcccaaggccaggttggatgggacttggagcagcctgggacagtggaaggtgtccctgccctcggcaggggtggcactggacgggctttaatttcccttttaaCCCAAACTCTTCTGGTGTTCCGTGAAAACTGCCTcacacagcagcctcagagAACACACCCCCCTCGTTCTGTGGAGAGCAGGCTCCGAAGGGACAAGATCTGCGACAAACCTTTAAAGATGCCTCGGACCAGAGGCGACACCGCTGTGTTGAaaacctcctcctgctccacgGACGGGTCGAACACGTAGTCGTAGGTGAAGGCCTTGTCATTGCCCACCACGACCTGCGGAGGAGAGGCACGGGGCAGCGCTGGTAACCGCGCCCGGGCCGCGGGACCCCCGGGAGCCCCCCGAGCCTCACCTGCGGTTCCCCGGGCACGAAGGACAGGCACATGCGGCAGCCCTCGCTGGTCTCCTTGGGCACCAGCGGCCGGCAGCGCAGCGCCACACGCACCGGGATGCCCTTCTCGTCCTCCCGCACCATCGCCGACCTGCGGACACGAGCGCCGTGAGGCGACGCGGGACACGGGAGCGGGGATGAGCGGGAGCCGCTGCGGCCCTGCCCGGGACGGGGGTGCAATGCGGGGAGGAGCGGGGGTGAAGCGGCCTTAGTGGGGCTCTGGGATGGAGCGGGGGTGAAGCGGCCCTGCCGGGGCTCTGGGATGGAGCGGAAGCCCCGGGCCGGGTGTGGGGTCGGAGTGGGGGCGGAGCGGGCCCGGCCTGGCCCTGCCCGGTGTCTCTGGGCGGCCGCGGGACTGACCTGGAACCGCCGCTGCTCGTTCCAATGGCGGCGCCGCAACGGTCGCGATTCAAACCGGGCCGCGCGCGGCCGCGACCAATCACCGAGCGAGACGTCAGGCGGGACAGGATCGAGACCAATCGCAGGGCCGGCCGTCACCGGGAGGCGGAGTTCCAGCCAATCGCAGAGCGGTGCGTCAGGTGGGGGCGGAGTCAACCGTGGGTGGGGGTGGGATAGCgcgaggggaggggaggaaccAATCGCGTGCGGGTGCGTCAGGCGGGGAGCGGGGCGAGGGGCGGAGCGCGGCCAATCGCAGCGCGGTGCGTCGCGCGCGGGGCGCGTCCCGGTGGCGGCGGAGCGGCAGCATGGAGGGCCGGGTACCCTACGACGACTTCCCGGTGGTTTTCCTGCCACCCTACGAGAGCCCGCCCGCCTGGGTCCCGCCGCACGAGGTCAGCCCGGGACGGGGGGAGCGGGGGGACGGCCCgggggcggcggccgcggggcctCGCCGGGCGGGGGAGCCCGGCCCGGGCCCGGCTGAGCCGCCGCGCGTCCCCCGCAGCGCGTTTATCACCCCGACTACAACAACGAGCTCACGCAGTTCCTGCCCCGAACCATCGTCCTCAAGAAGCCGCCCGGGGCGCAGGTGAGGCGGGCGGCGCTGCCTGGGCGCGGTGTCGCGTTCCCAGAGCGTTTCCCGGCCAGAAAGGCGCTGGCATTGCGATATTCCCGACCGGCAGcgtcctggcacagggaactGCAGTGACAGGCGTGGGGCGGGCAGGGTGGCAGATCCCGGGGCCGTGGGTAAGGGCAGGGGTTGTTCCCCATGTGGTATTttgggatgtggagctgctggaggatggGAGCGGGGTATTCCCGGTGTCAGGAATTTGGAGAGAggccctggtgctgcagcacccACGCCTTGGATTCTCCGggagacagagcagggaggagcgTCCTGGGGAAGTGGAAGGAACCTGGACAGGGCGAAGAGTCCTGGGGAATGGAAAGAGAACTGGGCCAAGGGAAGAGTCCTGGTGACTGCGTTTCCATCCTGGTTTTTCCAACAGCTGGGCTTCAACATCCGGGGAGGAAAAGCCTCGCAGTTGGGAATCTTCATCTCCAAGGTGTGTCCGTCCTTGTGCCGTTCCCTGTGCCGGTGGGAGCAGCTGAGCCGGCCGGGTGTGCGGGGAGGCTCTGGCTGCCTCACACCCCCTGAGCTCGGGGCTGGGATCTGACACAAAGTCCTCAGAACATGCTGCACCACTCCCTGATCTCTTCCCAGCCCCTGGAATTGCTCCCCGGGGCAGTGTGGgaggggagctgtgggagatccgctgctgccatccctgctctcccttcccaggTGATTCCCGACTCAGATGCTCACAGGGCcgggctgcaggagggggaCCAGGTGCTCTCAGTGAACGATGTGGATTTCCAGGACATTGAGCACAGCAAGGTGAGCGCTGGGGTGGGGAATCCACCTCCTTCCAgcctcccagctcagcacagaacCCATGGAACGCTCCTCCCTTGTTTTCCAGGCAGTGGAGATCCTGAAGACAGCGCGGGAGATCACGATGCGTGTCCGGTACTTCCCCTACAGTAAGTGCCCAGTCCTGGAACGCTCCTTGGGAAGCAAAATTCCATAAATCCCTGCCTGTTCCACCCGAGTTTAGCAGCCCAAGGTCACTGACTGTTGATTTGGGATCAGGCACCACATCAGGATAATGAGGCCTGGCTTCATCTGCCCTTGTAGGAAAACTCGGAGAGCAGGAAGGTGGTGGGATAGTTGGGGaatggaaaatttaatttagagcTCATAAATTTAAGCTAATTATCCTTGACTAACATAGGAACAAGCTCTGGCACAAGTAGATATCCTACCAGTGGTGGATATCCCTCCCTAAGGATGTTTGAATTGTGAGTGAAGGACTGGGTTAACTCCCAGTTTCTGCTTCTGCATCCATAAAGTTCCAAGATTTAAGGGGTAAAAAAAGGGGGAAGTCGAGCCAAACAAGGATTTTTCATAAAATAGAAATTGGccattaaggaagaaaaaaaaaaacaaggagtAGGGAAGGAGgggatttaaaacaaataattttggcCTAAAACCACTTGATGTAACTGGTGGGGGGTGCACTTGTAGAGCCAGAGGGTCTCAAACACTGCCTCCACttggaaatgtgtgttttcctaaatattttggGCAATTCCCCCTGGCCATCCTCTCTTTGTCCCTCCCTCCCAGATTACCAGCGGCAGAAGGAGCGGACAGTTCACTAACAGGGAGCTTCATCCTGCCAAAACCTCTCCACTCCTTTTTCCCAATGTCTGAGATGACTCCTCACGTTTCAGCTTTCACTGGAGGCACTGCTGTCCTGCACAGCTCTTTCCCACGTGGAGAGATGCCAAGGGGCTCATTTGGCTGGAAGATGGATGGGGATTGaggctgtgctcctgggaaTGGGTGTTGGGAAAAGCTGGTATGAAGTGGATTCTGgggggcagctgctccagcaggatcCAAATTTTAGCAAGACTTAAATTAGGTGAGTTCTGGGTTGGTTCTGGATCCGTTGATCCTGGATCCCTGGTTGTTGAGCATTCCTGAGGAAAGCATGGAGTTGTCCTCCAGGAAATCCACCTGTTCCACTCTCTTGTGCCATGGagttctttccttctcctctgtcccacctctgctctgcattGCTGGGATTGCTGGGAACTCCAGGAGGAAAATCCAGCCCCAGTCTGTGCACAGATGTGGCTGCTTGTGGCTCTTTGCTGATAAAACCCCACATTATAGGGCTGGGATGTTTGGAAATGTTAATTACCAAGGAAACATGTTAATTATCAGCAAATCCAGGGGCAAATGCCTGGTGAGATCATGTTGTAATGGCTTCAGGACAGCCCTGGCTCTGGCCTTCTCTTCCTTGTGgtgttttccactttttctgtaaaaacaatCAATAAATCAAGTACAGCAGCCTGAAT from Parus major isolate Abel chromosome 4A, Parus_major1.1, whole genome shotgun sequence encodes:
- the PDZD11 gene encoding PDZ domain-containing protein 11 isoform X1, whose amino-acid sequence is MEGRVPYDDFPVVFLPPYESPPAWVPPHERVYHPDYNNELTQFLPRTIVLKKPPGAQLGFNIRGGKASQLGIFISKVIPDSDAHRAGLQEGDQVLSVNDVDFQDIEHSKAVEILKTAREITMRVRYFPYTFTGGTAVLHSSFPRGEMPRGSFGWKMDGD
- the PDZD11 gene encoding PDZ domain-containing protein 11 isoform X2, with product MEGRVPYDDFPVVFLPPYESPPAWVPPHERVYHPDYNNELTQFLPRTIVLKKPPGAQLGFNIRGGKASQLGIFISKVIPDSDAHRAGLQEGDQVLSVNDVDFQDIEHSKAVEILKTAREITMRVRYFPYNYQRQKERTVH